The region AAGATCGTTTGCCACATCCACTACGAAACCTGCTAGACTCTTCGTTTTCGCTGTTTCGCTGTTGTGTCTGCAGCGGAGAAACCGAACTATACGGACCTCCCCGACACCCGTCAACACCTTCCTGCAATATTCTTGACCTATTTATGGCAAGAGCCTGATCTGTAAGTGATTTTGATCGGAAATATTTCAGTGCTGTTGTCCGCCCCTCTTGTTTCGGCTTATTCCACCCTCATAATCTTTGCTGTATCCGGCCGTTTTGCGGTCTGTTTTCTGCGCTTTTGAGCGCTTGTATATATAAAAGGGTCTAGAGACGATGCCCAAAGTCGTGATGTACAGCACCGGTGTGTGCCCCTATTGCATGATGGCCGAGCGCTTGCTGAGCCAGCGTGGTGTCACCACTATTGAAAAGGTCCGCATTGATCTGGAAGCCGGCCGCAAGGAAGAGATGATGGCGCGCACCGGCCGCCGTACCGTGCCGCAGATCTTTATTGGTGATACACACGTGGGTGGCTTTGATGATCTGTCCGCGCTGGACCGCGCCGGTGGCCTTTTGCCACTGCTGGCAGGCGAGCCCAGCGAGACGACCAACAAGTAAGCACCCAGGCGTGCTACTTGCAAAACAAAACCCCGCAGTTGCGGGGTTTTGTTTTATACGCGCACATATACATATCTATATATATGTCGTCGTGGCTGGCATCAGGCGTGCCAGGAGCCCTTCACCCAGACCCAGCCGCCATGGCCATTGAATTGCCATACCCAGTGACCCGGCACCCAGTAGTGGTGGTTCGACGGCGGTGGCGGTACCTGTTCAACGATCACAACAGGCATGGGCGGTACGGCTTGTTGCACCCAGCGACCGTGCACCCAGAACCAGTCGTTGCCTTCCCATTTCCAGTGACCCGCTACCCAGCCCCACTCCGGCCCCGGCGCAGTGCCGCGATCTTCATGGATGGGTGTCGGCATCTTGCGCACCACAGGTTGTGCCACCACGGTTTCCTTGACCACGACTTTTTCATGCGTGGCGCAACCTGCAAATGCGCCGACGATGCATGCTGCGGCCATAGTCAGCGCGAGCGTACGTGTCGCCCCTGTCACCGTATTCTTGCCCGACAACTTCATGTTGCTACTCCTCATACTTCTGGATTTGTTGTATTTGCCCCTGAGCGCCAGCGCGTTGCACTGGCGTCGTGTGGCAATCAACGGCGCGCAACAGCCCAGGTTGACCGGATACAGCCGTCGGGCAGGCGGACGGTGATGCGGTTCATCTGAACGGCAGCGGCAATCTGACTGGCCGTGCTGCGGGCGGGACCGGCGTACGCCATGGAAGTCAAAATACCGGCAGGCAGTTCACCGGCATTTCACCCGGTGCACGTCCGGGCGATTCGTGCGATGATTTCGCCCGCGGGTGCGCTCGCAAGCCAGTGCATGCCAGACATGCATTGTTTAAACGATGAATATGAATGAGTCGCGCGACCCAAGCGCAATACCAAGGAAGGAATCGCGATGAGCGAACAGAATCAAGAAGCGAAGCAACCGGTCTTCGCAGTACAGAAAGTGTATGTAAAAGATGTTTCGCTGGAATCGCCCAACAGCCCGCAAAGCTTCATGGAGCAAGAACAGCCGGAATTCTCCGTGCAGTTCCGCAACTCGGCGACCAGCTTTGACAACGGCTTCTACGAAGCCTCGCTGACCGCAACCGTGCAAGCCAAGATTGGTGAACGCACCCTGTTCCTGGTTGAAGTCACCCAGGCTGGCCTGTTCTCTATCGAGAACGTACCGGCAGAAGAAATGGACCCGCTGCTGGGCATCGGCTGCCCGAGCATCCTGTTCCCGTACCTGCGTGAAGCCGTGTCTGACCTGACCACGCGCGCCGGTTACATGCCGTTCCTGCTGCAACCGATCAACTTTGAAGCCATCTATCTGCAACAGCGCGCCCAGGCTGCCGCCGCTGCTCAAAACGATGCAGACCAGACTACCCACTAAGGCGTTCTGGATGTCCGCGCTGCTGGCCCTGCTGGCCAGTGGTGCGGCGCACGCCCTCGATATCCGTTCGGTTTCCCGCCATGGCGTGGTGCTGTACCAGGCGCCACAGGATTCCAGCAAAAAACTGTTCGTCATCAGCCGCGATAC is a window of Silvimonas iriomotensis DNA encoding:
- the secB gene encoding protein-export chaperone SecB, with the protein product MSEQNQEAKQPVFAVQKVYVKDVSLESPNSPQSFMEQEQPEFSVQFRNSATSFDNGFYEASLTATVQAKIGERTLFLVEVTQAGLFSIENVPAEEMDPLLGIGCPSILFPYLREAVSDLTTRAGYMPFLLQPINFEAIYLQQRAQAAAAAQNDADQTTH
- the grxC gene encoding glutaredoxin 3 yields the protein MPKVVMYSTGVCPYCMMAERLLSQRGVTTIEKVRIDLEAGRKEEMMARTGRRTVPQIFIGDTHVGGFDDLSALDRAGGLLPLLAGEPSETTNK